In a genomic window of Arthrobacter woluwensis:
- a CDS encoding DUF3566 domain-containing protein has translation MSKSPVPGATGAATQGSAPAGSANASRPAEARPAQGGPAQGRPAQARPAQARPAQAPAGPAASAATAGLVKPAPKAKVRRAKLMISKVDPWSVLKMSFLLSVALGIVTVVAALVLWTVLDLTGIFNQVNKLVGDVAGSESGGFDLRKVASLGQVVSFSTIIAVVNVVLLTAISTLSAVLYNLAATLVGGVGVTLTDD, from the coding sequence GTGAGCAAGTCTCCCGTCCCCGGCGCCACCGGTGCGGCGACGCAGGGTTCGGCTCCGGCCGGCTCGGCGAACGCCTCCCGTCCGGCCGAGGCACGTCCGGCGCAGGGAGGTCCCGCCCAGGGCCGTCCTGCCCAGGCCCGTCCCGCTCAGGCGCGTCCTGCTCAGGCTCCTGCGGGTCCGGCTGCTTCCGCCGCCACCGCGGGGCTCGTGAAGCCCGCGCCCAAGGCGAAGGTGCGCCGCGCCAAGCTCATGATCAGCAAGGTCGACCCGTGGTCGGTCCTGAAGATGTCCTTCCTGCTCTCCGTGGCGCTGGGCATCGTGACCGTGGTGGCCGCACTGGTCCTGTGGACCGTGCTGGACCTGACCGGCATCTTCAACCAGGTGAACAAGCTCGTGGGTGACGTGGCCGGCAGCGAAAGCGGCGGCTTCGACCTCCGGAAGGTCGCCTCGCTCGGCCAGGTGGTCTCCTTCTCCACGATCATCGCCGTGGTGAACGTCGTGCTCCTGACGGCCATCTCGACGCTGTCCGCCGTGCTGTACAACCTCGCCGCCACCCTGGTGGGCGGCGTGGGCGTCACGCTCACGGACGACTGA
- a CDS encoding DLW-39 family protein, which yields MLVIALAVASVVIVKKARESEAQKGAWKQGTDSVS from the coding sequence TTGCTCGTCATCGCACTGGCAGTCGCTTCCGTGGTCATCGTGAAGAAGGCCCGGGAGTCCGAAGCCCAGAAGGGTGCCTGGAAGCAAGGAACCGATTCGGTTTCCTGA
- a CDS encoding DMT family transporter, giving the protein MNALMATLGILGVSASGPLVSATLAGTTVGAIAIAFWRNAIAAVVMGAPELARRPQSFTRVSRRSLVWSGVAGIALAFHFVCFFYSLELTSVAASTALVCLQSAWIALIQLFRGTKHSWHVLAGLGISFLGVVAITGFDLGSSPQALWGDILAILGGILAGVYTLAGSKAREDMTTGAYTGICYAFCALVVLVLALVGRQPLVGFELNGWLGILAITVAAQLLGHTSLNYLVGHMSALVVSMLVLLEIPGAAILAAVFLHEVLPAGTYAGLALIIAGLAVVIAGQRGKREKLAEAPID; this is encoded by the coding sequence ATGAACGCACTGATGGCCACGCTGGGCATCCTCGGAGTCTCCGCCTCGGGGCCGCTGGTCTCCGCGACACTCGCGGGCACCACGGTCGGAGCGATCGCCATCGCCTTCTGGCGCAACGCGATCGCCGCCGTCGTGATGGGGGCTCCCGAACTGGCACGCCGCCCGCAGTCGTTCACCCGCGTGAGCCGCCGTTCCCTCGTGTGGAGCGGCGTCGCGGGGATCGCCTTGGCGTTCCACTTCGTCTGCTTCTTCTACTCGCTCGAACTGACCAGCGTGGCCGCCTCCACCGCGCTCGTCTGCCTGCAGTCGGCCTGGATCGCCCTCATCCAGCTGTTCCGCGGCACGAAGCACTCCTGGCACGTCCTGGCGGGGCTGGGGATCTCGTTCCTGGGAGTCGTGGCGATCACGGGTTTCGACCTGGGGTCGTCCCCTCAGGCGCTGTGGGGTGACATCCTGGCGATCCTGGGCGGCATCCTGGCGGGCGTGTACACGCTGGCCGGCAGCAAGGCGCGGGAGGACATGACGACGGGCGCCTACACGGGCATCTGCTACGCATTCTGCGCCCTGGTGGTCCTGGTGCTGGCACTCGTGGGGCGGCAGCCGCTGGTCGGGTTCGAGCTCAACGGGTGGCTCGGCATCCTGGCCATCACGGTGGCCGCGCAGCTGCTGGGCCACACCTCGCTGAACTACTTGGTGGGGCACATGAGCGCGCTCGTGGTGTCCATGCTGGTGCTGCTGGAGATCCCCGGAGCGGCGATCCTGGCGGCGGTGTTCCTCCACGAGGTGCTGCCGGCCGGGACCTACGCGGGCCTGGCCCTCATCATCGCCGGCCTCGCGGTCGTCATCGCGGGTCAGCGCGGCAAACGGGAGAAGCTCGCGGAAGCCCCGATCGACTGA
- a CDS encoding glycosyltransferase, with protein MNRPSVSIVIPAYNEESVIRQCLTAAIYQSSPAHEIIVVDNKSTDRTAEIVRSMQLEYPESPIHLVAQNDAQGLIPTRNAGLDYGSGEVLGRIDADSVLEPEWVEQVQNAFLDPTVQAATGPVLYYDMPLRRWGQKADDRMRQLMLRLARHEYHFLFGSNMALRKSAWEIIRSETCLDEKDEMHEDIDLSLHLAEHSLRVQYVPTMVSGMSARRLEDSPRDYSYYVTRFDRTYKAHNIKKIALKAPMVVFYSVYFPAKILRAIHSATAAVPERGGL; from the coding sequence GTGAACCGGCCCAGTGTGTCGATCGTGATCCCCGCCTACAACGAGGAAAGCGTCATCCGCCAGTGCCTGACGGCGGCCATCTATCAGAGTTCCCCCGCTCACGAGATCATCGTGGTGGACAACAAGTCCACGGACCGGACGGCGGAGATCGTCCGCTCCATGCAGCTGGAATACCCCGAATCGCCCATCCACCTGGTCGCGCAGAATGACGCCCAGGGGCTGATCCCCACCCGCAATGCCGGGCTCGACTACGGCAGCGGTGAAGTGCTCGGCCGGATCGACGCCGACTCCGTCCTGGAGCCCGAATGGGTCGAACAGGTGCAGAACGCCTTCCTGGACCCCACCGTGCAGGCGGCCACCGGTCCCGTGCTCTACTACGACATGCCGCTGCGCCGCTGGGGCCAGAAGGCCGACGACCGGATGCGGCAGCTCATGCTGCGGCTGGCCCGCCACGAGTACCACTTCCTCTTCGGCTCCAACATGGCCCTGCGCAAGAGTGCCTGGGAGATCATCCGCTCCGAGACGTGCCTGGATGAGAAGGACGAGATGCACGAGGACATCGATCTCTCACTGCATCTGGCCGAGCACAGCCTCCGCGTCCAGTACGTCCCCACCATGGTCTCGGGGATGTCCGCGCGGCGCCTCGAGGATTCGCCCCGGGACTACAGCTACTACGTGACCCGCTTCGACCGCACCTACAAGGCGCATAACATCAAGAAGATCGCCCTGAAGGCGCCCATGGTGGTGTTCTACTCGGTCTACTTCCCGGCGAAGATCCTCCGCGCCATCCACAGCGCGACGGCGGCCGTTCCGGAGCGCGGCGGGCTCTAG